A genomic region of Populus nigra chromosome 11, ddPopNigr1.1, whole genome shotgun sequence contains the following coding sequences:
- the LOC133668690 gene encoding uncharacterized protein LOC133668690 — protein sequence MSLKEWQKKAEVAEEITKAVQAELRDRITEYDELSNKNELIQKELARVKRSTKGKMSVDKEMMDSLKKGRSLLLKKVEVEKEKNRLAHLDIEEERRIRAQYMMQLEEERSSRKAAESDMRDYQKRAESSKGRMMALQSKMEIREEELKEMRSHYFEMEEELSKAKQERQECQDYMDSFTVQINSKIAELDIEKEELQRVRDKLARSEDMVRVLERSNEALGASNEVIIADNIVFHDKIRHITKQVEQAARYAERLQQQATQVGNDASKYREYMAAITCFIGDLANRGNAF from the coding sequence ATGTCCTTAAAGGAGTGGCAGAAAAAGGCCGAGGTAGctgaagaaataacaaaagcGGTTCAGGCTGAGTTAAGGGATCGAATAACTGAGTATGATGAGCTGTCTAACAAAAACGAGCTCATACAAAAAGAGTTGGCTAGGGTTAAGAGATCAACCAAAGGCAAGATGAGTGTCGATAAAGAGATGATGGATTCCTTGAAAAAGGGAAGGAGCCTGCTTTTAAAGAAGGTAgaagttgaaaaagagaaaaatcggCTAGCCCATCTCGACATAGAAGAGGAAAGAAGGATCAGAGCTCAATATATGATGCAATTGGAGGAAGAGAGAAGTTCAAGAAAGGCGGCAGAGTCTGATATGAGAGATTACCAGAAGAGAGCCGAGTCTTCGAAAGGAAGGATGATGGCTTTACAATCGAAGATGGAGATACGAGAAGAAGAGTTAAAAGAGATGAGAAGCCACTACTTCGAGATGGAAGAGGAGCTCAGTAAGGCTAAGCAAGAGCGTCAAGAATGTCAAGACTACATGGACAGCTTTACagttcaaattaactccaaaatagcCGAGCTGGATATCGAAAAGGAAGAACTACAGAGGGTAAGGGATAAGTTGGCCCGGTCAGAGGATATGGTCCGAGTGTTGGAAAGAAGTAATGAAGCCCTAGGAGCCAGCAACGAAGTGATAATTGCAGATAACATCGTTTTCCATGATAAGATAAGGCACATAACGAAGCAGGTCGAGCAAGCAGCCCGCTATGCAGAAAGATTGCAACAACAAGCTACCCAAGTTGGAAATGACGCTTCAAAGTACCGAGAATATATGGCGGCCATCACCTGTTTTATTGGGGATTTAGCTAATAGAGGAAATGCCTTTTAA
- the LOC133668665 gene encoding potassium transporter 2-like isoform X1 yields MDLGHGKCWDTSKKDSWKTLFLLAYQSLGVVYGDLSTSPLYVYKSTFAEDIQHSDTNEEIFGVLSFVFWTLTLVPLFKYVFVVLRADDNGEGGTFALYSLICRHAKVSLLPNRQVADEALSTYKLENAPEKKNSSRVKMYLEKHKCLHTALLILVLLGTCMVIGDGVLTPAISVFSAVSGLELSMSNNHHQYAVVPITCFILVCLFALQHYGTHRVGFLFAPVVLAWLLCISALGLYNIIHWNPHVYQALSPYYMFKFLKKTKKGGWMSLGGILLCITGSEAMFADLGHFSYAAIQIAFTFLVYPALILAYMGQAAYLSQHHDNTNHIGFYISVPEKLRIPVLIIAILASVVGSQAIISGTFSIINQSQSLGCFPRVKVVHTSDKIHGQIYIPEINWMLMILCVAVTIGFRDTKHMGNASGLAVMTVMLVTTCLTSLVIILCWHKPPIVALSFLLFFGSVELLYFSASLTKFTEGAWLPILLALILMSIMFIWHYATIKKYEFDLHNKVSLEWLLALGSSLGIARVPGIGLVFTDLTSGIPANFSRFVTNLPAFHRVLVFVCVKSVPVPYVPPAERYLVGRVGPPAHRSYRCIVRYGYRDVHQDVDSFETELAARLADFINYDWHRTHGTYSFPEDNASLSNESSTECRLAVIGTVSFSCIPAYEVEESVQPASVSGGFPTVDSVTDVIEMEPVGVVERRVRFATDDESVTHSPADMDLQMQGELEDLSSAQQAGTAFILGHSHVQAKQGSSVLKRLALNFGYNFLRRNCRGPDVALKVPPVSLLEVGMVYIV; encoded by the exons ATGGATCTTGGGCATGGCAAGTGTTGGGATACTTCAAAG AAGGATTCCTGGAAGACATTGTTTCTTTTGGCTTACCAAAGCCTTGGAGTAGTATATGGGGACTTGAGCACTTCCCCTCTCTATGTTTACAAGAGCACATTTGCAGAAGACATTCAACATTCAGATACTAATGAAGAGATCTTCGGTGTTTTGTCTTTTGTTTTCTGGACTCTCACTCTTGTCCCCTTATTCAAGTATGTCTTTGTGGTCCTTCGAGCAGATGACAATGGAGAGG GTGGTACTTTTGCATTGTATTCATTGATCTGCCGGCATGCAAAAGTTAGCCTTCTGCCCAATAGACAGGTTGCAGATGAAGCACTCTCCACATACAAACTAGAGAACGCGCCGGAGAAGAAAAACAGCTCAAGAGTTAAAATGTACCTTGAGAAGCACAAGTGCTTGCACACTGCTTTGCTAATCTTGGTTCTTCTTGGCACTTGCATGGTAATTGGAGATGGAGTCCTCACTCCAGCAATTTCTG TCTTCTCTGCAGTGTCTGGTCTTGAGCTTTCCATGTCCAACAACCATCATCAAT ATGCAGTAGTTCCAATCACTTGCTTCATCTTGGTGTGCCTTTTTGCACTTCAACATTATGGCACGCATCGGGTGGGATTTCTCTTTGCGCCAGTTGTTTTGGCATGGCTCCTGTGCATCAGTGCCCTTGGCCTATACAATATAATCCACTGGAACCCACATGTCTATCAAGCTCTTTCTCCATATTACATGTTCAAGTTCTTGAAGAAAACGAAGAAAGGAGGGTGGATGTCTTTGGGTGGAATATTGTTGTGCATAACAG GCTCAGAGGCAATGTTTGCTGATCTTGGCCACTTCTCATACGCTGCAATTCAA ATTGCTTTCACCTTTCTGGTTTATCCAGCACTTATATTAGCATATATGGGGCAAGCTGCCTATTTGTCACAGCATCATGACAACACAAATCACATTGGCTTTTATATTTCAGTCCCAG AAAAGTTAAGGATACCAGTCCTCATAATAGCTATTCTTGCTTCTGTTGTGGGAAGCCAAGCAATCATCAGTGGAACATTCTCTATCATAAACCAGAGCCAGTCGCTTGGCTGTTTCCCAAGAGTGAAGGTTGTTCACACTTCTGACAAGATACACGGACAGATTTATATCCCTGAGATTAATTGGATGCTCATGATCCTCTGCGTTGCTGTGACCATTGGATTTAGAGACACAAAGCACATGGGAAATGCATCAG GGTTGGCAGTGATGACAGTGATGCTAGTGACCACATGCCTTACTTCCCTGGTTATCATACTTTGTTGGCACAAGCCCCCTATTGTAGCGCTGTCCTTTCTACTTTTCTTTGGCTCAGTTGAATTGCTTTACTTCTCAGCATCACTTACGAAATTCACCGAGGGTGCATGGCTCCCCATCCTTCTAGCCCTCATTCTGATGAGCATCATGTTTATTTGGCATTATGCcaccattaaaaaatatgaatttgacCTCCACAACAAGGTATCACTAGAATGGCTTTTAGCCTTGGGTTCCAGCTTGGGAATTGCTAGGGTCCCCGGAATTGGCTTAGTTTTCACCGATCTCACCTCTGGCATCCCTGCTAACTTCTCACGCTTTGTCACCAACCTCCCAGCCTTCCACCGTGTCCTTGTCTTTGTGTGCGTAAAATCAGTTCCTGTGCCTTACGTGCCCCCTGCGGAGAGGTATCTTGTTGGTCGTGTGGGTCCTCCAGCACATCGGTCTTACAGGTGCATTGTCCGTTATGGATATCGTGATGTGCACCAGGATGTTGATTCTTTTGAAACAGAGCTTGCTGCTAGACTGGCTGATTTCATCAACTATGATTGGCATCGAACACATGGGACTTACTCGTTTCCTGAAGACAACGCATCTCTATCCAATGAATCATCAACTGAGTGTAGATTGGCAGTGATTGGAACTGTCTCTTTCTCCTGCATACCAGCTTACGAGGTTGAGGAGAGTGTGCAGCCAGCAAGTGTCTCTGGTGGTTTCCCAACAGTAGACAGTGTGACAGATGTTATTGAAATGGAACCTGTTGGGGTAGTAGAAAGAAGAGTGAGGTTTGCTACTGATGATGAGTCCGTAACTCATTCACCAGCTGATATGGATTTGCAGATGCAAGGAGAGCTAGAAGATTTGTCATCAGCCCAACAAGCTGGTACTGCATTTATATTAGGACACTCGCATGTTCAAGCAAAACAAGGTTCGTCCGTTCTGAAGAGATTGGCTCTTAATTTTGGTTACAATTTTCTCAGGCGGAACTGCCGAGGGCCAGATGTGGCGCTCAAGGTGCCACCAGTCTCTCTTCTAGAGGTCGGCATGGTTTATATTGTGTAA
- the LOC133668665 gene encoding potassium transporter 2-like isoform X2, which produces MFTRAHLQKTFNIQILMKRSSVFCLLFSGLSLLSPYSSGTFALYSLICRHAKVSLLPNRQVADEALSTYKLENAPEKKNSSRVKMYLEKHKCLHTALLILVLLGTCMVIGDGVLTPAISVFSAVSGLELSMSNNHHQYAVVPITCFILVCLFALQHYGTHRVGFLFAPVVLAWLLCISALGLYNIIHWNPHVYQALSPYYMFKFLKKTKKGGWMSLGGILLCITGSEAMFADLGHFSYAAIQIAFTFLVYPALILAYMGQAAYLSQHHDNTNHIGFYISVPEKLRIPVLIIAILASVVGSQAIISGTFSIINQSQSLGCFPRVKVVHTSDKIHGQIYIPEINWMLMILCVAVTIGFRDTKHMGNASGLAVMTVMLVTTCLTSLVIILCWHKPPIVALSFLLFFGSVELLYFSASLTKFTEGAWLPILLALILMSIMFIWHYATIKKYEFDLHNKVSLEWLLALGSSLGIARVPGIGLVFTDLTSGIPANFSRFVTNLPAFHRVLVFVCVKSVPVPYVPPAERYLVGRVGPPAHRSYRCIVRYGYRDVHQDVDSFETELAARLADFINYDWHRTHGTYSFPEDNASLSNESSTECRLAVIGTVSFSCIPAYEVEESVQPASVSGGFPTVDSVTDVIEMEPVGVVERRVRFATDDESVTHSPADMDLQMQGELEDLSSAQQAGTAFILGHSHVQAKQGSSVLKRLALNFGYNFLRRNCRGPDVALKVPPVSLLEVGMVYIV; this is translated from the exons ATGTTTACAAGAGCACATTTGCAGAAGACATTCAACATTCAGATACTAATGAAGAGATCTTCGGTGTTTTGTCTTTTGTTTTCTGGACTCTCACTCTTGTCCCCTTATTCAA GTGGTACTTTTGCATTGTATTCATTGATCTGCCGGCATGCAAAAGTTAGCCTTCTGCCCAATAGACAGGTTGCAGATGAAGCACTCTCCACATACAAACTAGAGAACGCGCCGGAGAAGAAAAACAGCTCAAGAGTTAAAATGTACCTTGAGAAGCACAAGTGCTTGCACACTGCTTTGCTAATCTTGGTTCTTCTTGGCACTTGCATGGTAATTGGAGATGGAGTCCTCACTCCAGCAATTTCTG TCTTCTCTGCAGTGTCTGGTCTTGAGCTTTCCATGTCCAACAACCATCATCAAT ATGCAGTAGTTCCAATCACTTGCTTCATCTTGGTGTGCCTTTTTGCACTTCAACATTATGGCACGCATCGGGTGGGATTTCTCTTTGCGCCAGTTGTTTTGGCATGGCTCCTGTGCATCAGTGCCCTTGGCCTATACAATATAATCCACTGGAACCCACATGTCTATCAAGCTCTTTCTCCATATTACATGTTCAAGTTCTTGAAGAAAACGAAGAAAGGAGGGTGGATGTCTTTGGGTGGAATATTGTTGTGCATAACAG GCTCAGAGGCAATGTTTGCTGATCTTGGCCACTTCTCATACGCTGCAATTCAA ATTGCTTTCACCTTTCTGGTTTATCCAGCACTTATATTAGCATATATGGGGCAAGCTGCCTATTTGTCACAGCATCATGACAACACAAATCACATTGGCTTTTATATTTCAGTCCCAG AAAAGTTAAGGATACCAGTCCTCATAATAGCTATTCTTGCTTCTGTTGTGGGAAGCCAAGCAATCATCAGTGGAACATTCTCTATCATAAACCAGAGCCAGTCGCTTGGCTGTTTCCCAAGAGTGAAGGTTGTTCACACTTCTGACAAGATACACGGACAGATTTATATCCCTGAGATTAATTGGATGCTCATGATCCTCTGCGTTGCTGTGACCATTGGATTTAGAGACACAAAGCACATGGGAAATGCATCAG GGTTGGCAGTGATGACAGTGATGCTAGTGACCACATGCCTTACTTCCCTGGTTATCATACTTTGTTGGCACAAGCCCCCTATTGTAGCGCTGTCCTTTCTACTTTTCTTTGGCTCAGTTGAATTGCTTTACTTCTCAGCATCACTTACGAAATTCACCGAGGGTGCATGGCTCCCCATCCTTCTAGCCCTCATTCTGATGAGCATCATGTTTATTTGGCATTATGCcaccattaaaaaatatgaatttgacCTCCACAACAAGGTATCACTAGAATGGCTTTTAGCCTTGGGTTCCAGCTTGGGAATTGCTAGGGTCCCCGGAATTGGCTTAGTTTTCACCGATCTCACCTCTGGCATCCCTGCTAACTTCTCACGCTTTGTCACCAACCTCCCAGCCTTCCACCGTGTCCTTGTCTTTGTGTGCGTAAAATCAGTTCCTGTGCCTTACGTGCCCCCTGCGGAGAGGTATCTTGTTGGTCGTGTGGGTCCTCCAGCACATCGGTCTTACAGGTGCATTGTCCGTTATGGATATCGTGATGTGCACCAGGATGTTGATTCTTTTGAAACAGAGCTTGCTGCTAGACTGGCTGATTTCATCAACTATGATTGGCATCGAACACATGGGACTTACTCGTTTCCTGAAGACAACGCATCTCTATCCAATGAATCATCAACTGAGTGTAGATTGGCAGTGATTGGAACTGTCTCTTTCTCCTGCATACCAGCTTACGAGGTTGAGGAGAGTGTGCAGCCAGCAAGTGTCTCTGGTGGTTTCCCAACAGTAGACAGTGTGACAGATGTTATTGAAATGGAACCTGTTGGGGTAGTAGAAAGAAGAGTGAGGTTTGCTACTGATGATGAGTCCGTAACTCATTCACCAGCTGATATGGATTTGCAGATGCAAGGAGAGCTAGAAGATTTGTCATCAGCCCAACAAGCTGGTACTGCATTTATATTAGGACACTCGCATGTTCAAGCAAAACAAGGTTCGTCCGTTCTGAAGAGATTGGCTCTTAATTTTGGTTACAATTTTCTCAGGCGGAACTGCCGAGGGCCAGATGTGGCGCTCAAGGTGCCACCAGTCTCTCTTCTAGAGGTCGGCATGGTTTATATTGTGTAA